One Roseomonas gilardii subsp. gilardii genomic region harbors:
- a CDS encoding amino acid ABC transporter permease — MTYQFDFSALLPYWREFAEGVWLTLQLSAVSTVFGFIGGALCAIARTDGAPWLKRLVGAYVEAIRNTPLLVQIFLIYFGIAVLGIRVDANLAAVIALVVNVVAYTCEIMRAGIESVHKAQIEAAECLGLSRAQTYWHVVLRPAIERVYPALVSQYVLLMLASSITSQISAEELTAVANRIQSDTFRAFETYIVVGLLYLALSFVVRWAFWGFGMLVFTRRRKLGTAL; from the coding sequence ATGACCTACCAGTTCGACTTTTCCGCGCTGCTGCCCTACTGGCGCGAATTCGCCGAGGGCGTCTGGCTGACGTTGCAGCTCTCGGCCGTCTCGACCGTGTTCGGCTTCATCGGCGGCGCGCTCTGCGCCATCGCCCGGACGGATGGGGCGCCCTGGCTGAAGCGCCTGGTCGGCGCCTATGTCGAGGCCATCCGCAACACGCCGCTGCTGGTGCAGATCTTCCTGATCTATTTCGGCATCGCCGTACTGGGCATCCGCGTCGATGCGAACCTGGCCGCGGTGATCGCGCTGGTGGTGAACGTGGTCGCCTATACCTGCGAGATCATGCGCGCGGGCATCGAGAGCGTGCACAAGGCGCAGATCGAGGCGGCGGAATGCCTGGGGCTCAGCCGTGCCCAGACCTACTGGCACGTGGTGCTGCGCCCGGCCATCGAGCGGGTCTATCCGGCCCTGGTCAGCCAGTACGTGCTGCTGATGCTGGCCTCCTCCATCACCTCGCAGATCTCGGCGGAGGAGCTGACGGCGGTGGCCAACCGCATCCAGTCCGACACCTTCCGCGCCTTCGAGACCTATATCGTGGTCGGCCTGCTCTACCTCGCCCTGTCCTTCGTGGTGCGCTGGGCCTTCTGGGGCTTCGGCATGCTGGTCTTCACCCGCCGCCGCAAGCTCGGCACGGCGCTGTAG
- a CDS encoding amino acid ABC transporter ATP-binding protein has product MSAVVKLDNVHKSFGPLKVLDGVSFAVDRGEVVAVIGQSGSGKSTALRCINALESIEQGSIQVCGHEIHSQALDKRALRLDVGIVFQSYNLFPHLTAEQNIMLAPTCVKKLGKKEARDLARDVLSRVGLAEKADHYPEQLSGGQQQRVAIARSLAMQPKVMLFDEVTSALDPQLTGEVLKVMEDLARGGMTMILVTHEMGFARKVATNVIYMRQGKVWETLPGHRLTSPQTPELRDFIGNDL; this is encoded by the coding sequence ATGTCGGCCGTCGTTAAGCTCGACAATGTCCACAAGAGCTTCGGCCCGCTGAAGGTCCTGGACGGTGTTTCCTTCGCCGTGGACCGGGGCGAGGTCGTGGCGGTGATCGGCCAGTCCGGCTCCGGCAAGTCCACCGCGCTGCGCTGCATCAACGCGCTGGAGAGCATCGAGCAGGGCTCGATCCAGGTCTGCGGCCATGAGATCCACAGCCAGGCGCTGGACAAGCGCGCGCTGCGCCTGGATGTCGGGATCGTCTTCCAGAGCTACAACCTCTTCCCGCACCTGACCGCCGAGCAGAACATCATGCTGGCGCCCACCTGCGTGAAGAAGCTGGGCAAGAAGGAGGCGCGGGACCTGGCGCGCGACGTGCTCTCGCGCGTGGGCCTGGCCGAGAAGGCGGACCACTATCCCGAGCAGCTCTCGGGCGGGCAGCAGCAGCGCGTGGCCATCGCCCGCAGCCTGGCGATGCAGCCGAAGGTGATGCTGTTCGACGAGGTCACCTCGGCGCTCGACCCGCAACTGACCGGCGAGGTGCTGAAGGTGATGGAGGACCTCGCGCGCGGCGGCATGACGATGATCCTGGTGACGCACGAGATGGGCTTCGCCCGCAAGGTCGCCACCAACGTCATCTACATGCGCCAGGGCAAGGTCTGGGAGACCCTGCCCGGCCACCGGCTGACGTCACCGCAGACGCCGGAGCTGCGGGACTTCATCGGCAACGATCTCTGA
- a CDS encoding amino acid ABC transporter permease, with the protein MPSFGLGHLEFLLVAACWTIALSAVAFVGGGVLGFLVALARISDNPLLRRLAAGYVQVVQGTPLLILLFLIYFGLPILGFENVPALLAAGLGLTVYSSGFLGEIWRGCIESVPKTQWEAAECLAMTRWQRMTRVILPQAMRIATAPTVGFLVQIVKNTSLASVIGFVELSQAGKLINNSTFEPFRVFMAVAVLYFLICYPLSAWSRGLERRLNVGRR; encoded by the coding sequence ATGCCAAGCTTCGGCCTCGGCCATCTCGAATTCCTCCTCGTCGCGGCGTGCTGGACCATCGCGCTCTCGGCCGTGGCCTTTGTCGGCGGCGGGGTGCTGGGCTTCCTGGTCGCGCTCGCGCGGATCTCCGACAACCCGCTGCTGCGCCGCCTCGCCGCCGGCTACGTGCAGGTGGTGCAGGGCACGCCGCTGCTGATCCTGCTCTTCCTGATCTATTTCGGCCTGCCCATCCTCGGCTTTGAGAACGTCCCGGCGCTGCTGGCGGCGGGCCTCGGCCTGACCGTCTATTCCTCCGGCTTCCTGGGCGAGATCTGGCGCGGCTGCATCGAGAGCGTGCCGAAGACCCAGTGGGAGGCCGCGGAATGCCTGGCCATGACGCGCTGGCAGCGCATGACGCGGGTGATCCTGCCGCAGGCCATGCGCATCGCCACGGCGCCGACCGTCGGCTTCCTCGTGCAGATCGTCAAGAACACCTCGCTCGCCTCGGTGATCGGCTTCGTAGAACTGTCCCAGGCGGGCAAGCTGATCAACAACTCCACCTTCGAGCCCTTCCGCGTCTTCATGGCCGTCGCGGTGCTCTACTTCCTCATCTGCTACCCGCTCTCGGCCTGGAGCCGCGGGCTGGAAAGGAGGCTCAATGTCGGCCGTCGTTAA
- a CDS encoding transporter substrate-binding domain-containing protein: protein MNRRTLLGAGLSLAAVSTLALPARADTLDTIKSRKKLMVAIDLGSPPFGQTDAQMQPTGSDVETAKLLAADWGMPLEIVQVTSPNRVPFLLTGKADMVIASFSVTEERQKVIDFSRPYGVIQIVVAAKKGMEIKDYAALAGKRVGTTRGSSNDKEFTSLNTGAQIIRYDDDATLVTALVSGQVDIMATSPQIMATANARAGGDPFEVKIVVKTNPYAIGIRKGDTALKAALDQWIATNLENGKLREIYKKYNGVPLPEQMPA, encoded by the coding sequence ATGAACCGCAGGACCCTTCTCGGCGCCGGCCTCTCGCTCGCCGCCGTCTCCACCCTGGCGCTGCCCGCCCGGGCCGATACGCTCGACACCATCAAGTCGCGCAAGAAGCTGATGGTGGCCATCGATCTCGGTTCCCCGCCCTTCGGCCAGACCGACGCGCAGATGCAGCCCACCGGCTCCGATGTCGAGACGGCGAAGCTCCTCGCCGCCGACTGGGGCATGCCGCTGGAGATCGTGCAGGTCACCAGCCCCAACCGCGTGCCCTTCCTGCTGACCGGCAAGGCGGACATGGTCATTGCCTCCTTCTCCGTGACGGAGGAGCGGCAGAAGGTGATCGACTTCTCCCGCCCTTATGGCGTCATCCAGATCGTGGTGGCCGCGAAGAAGGGGATGGAGATCAAGGACTATGCCGCCCTGGCCGGCAAGCGTGTCGGCACCACGCGCGGCAGCTCCAACGACAAGGAATTCACCTCGCTCAACACCGGGGCGCAGATCATCCGCTATGACGACGATGCGACGCTGGTGACGGCGCTGGTCTCCGGCCAGGTGGATATCATGGCGACCTCGCCGCAGATCATGGCCACCGCCAATGCGCGGGCGGGCGGCGATCCGTTCGAGGTGAAGATCGTGGTCAAGACCAACCCCTATGCCATCGGCATCCGCAAGGGCGACACCGCGCTCAAGGCGGCGCTGGACCAGTGGATCGCCACCAACCTGGAAAACGGCAAGCTGCGCGAGATCTACAAGAAGTACAACGGCGTCCCGTTGCCCGAGCAGATGCCGGCCTGA